A part of Hippopotamus amphibius kiboko isolate mHipAmp2 chromosome 16, mHipAmp2.hap2, whole genome shotgun sequence genomic DNA contains:
- the SLC22A31 gene encoding LOW QUALITY PROTEIN: putative solute carrier family 22 member 31 (The sequence of the model RefSeq protein was modified relative to this genomic sequence to represent the inferred CDS: inserted 1 base in 1 codon) has product MLRAAGSFGRARYLLAAAPWLPCVAPGLALGSALLLTALPAHSCGPDPARARSPCLPVSFPDRTARARPSGPPPACFAARPPALLHLPLRPLPLTPSSRPACAAALGRLGLPCWGLRLRGAGGISPSRLTRNLMCEDSWKVPLEQGDHLLGWLLGCVLLAFLPCWLCSCLTGASLTLFVAPEGPSPEGGRALSAPWALLFAGGTLASDAQVVDQSATGPHSPEQGSPPERPGPQATCVCPGLALCEPCVAWHPPWGPAPPLWLLPPGLALLAQHWRLLQGLSXLAAGLLLLFCGLPALFPESPCWLLAAGKLAQARKILRRFAEASGVDPEDSSEERSLATELDTLYTGSPQPQHHWVLELRHTRVTRRNGHILGFSWCGGGGTASFPRSLAPSQPAFYWPYFLVAGLEAVATVFLLLTADLWGRRPALPLGTLVLGLVPLLLLAGAQYLPGWTLLSLSVLGLLASQATSTLSSLFSADVFPTVIRGAGLGLVLGAGLLGQGAPLLTNMHSLHGSFLQHVVFTSFAVLAQLRVLLLPQSLQDADRLHCSPLLWGRPHQDHLPLLLASLPQAGTQLVQGE; this is encoded by the exons ATGCTGCGCGCGGCGGGCAGCTTCGGGCGGGCCCGGTACCTGCTGGCcgccgccccgtggctgccgtgCGTGGCGCCGGGGTTGGCGCTGGGCTCCGCGCTGCTGCTCACCGCGCTGCCCGCGCACTCCTGCGGGCCGGACCCCGCCCGCGCCCGCAGCCCCTGCCTGCCAGTGAGCTTCCCAGACCGCACGGCCCGCGCCCGCCCCAGCGGCCCCCCGCCGGCCTGCTTCGCAGCGCGGCCGCCAGCTCTTCTGCACCTGCCCCTCCGCCCCCTTCCTCTGACCCCCTCCTCCCGTCCCGCCTGCGCTGCTGCCCTTGGTCGCCTGGGGCTGCCGTGCTGGGGCTTGCGATTGCGGGGGGCCGGGGGGATCAGCCCCTCCCGTCTGACG AGGAACCTCATGTGTGAGGACAGCTGGAAGGTGCCGCTGGAGCAGGGGGACCACCTCCTGGGCTGGCTGCTGGGCTGTGTCCTCCTTG CTTTCCTGCCCTGCTGGCTCTGCAGCTGTCTCACAGGGGCCTCCCTCACCCTCTTTGTGGCTC CTGAGGGCCCTTCTCCAGAAGGCGGCCGGGCGCTGTCTGCTCCGTGGGCTCTGCTTTTTGCGGGGGGCACATTGGCCTCCGACGCCCAGGTTGTGGACCAGTCAGCGACGGGCCCCCACAGCCCTGAACAGGGCAGCCCTCCCGAGAGGCCTGGGCCTCAGGCCACCTGTGTCTGTCCAGGCCTGGCGCTGTGTGAGCCCTGCGTCGCCTGGCATCCTCCGTGGGGACCAGCCCCTCCGCTGTGGCTGCTGCCGCCCGGCCTGGCCCTGCTCGCGCAGCACTGGCGCCTTCTGCAAGGGCTGA ACCTggcagcgggactcctgctgctcTTCTGCGG GCTTCCAGCCCTGTTCCCCGAGTCTCCCTGCTGGCTGCTGGCCGCAGGGAAGCTGGCCCAAGCCAGGAAGATCTTGAGGCGCTTTGCGGAAGCCAGCGGTGTGGACCCCGAGGACAGCTCCGAGGAGCGCTCCCTGGCTACGG AGCTGGACACGCTGTACAcaggcagcccccagccccagcaccactGGGTCCTGGAGCTCCGGCACACCCGCGTCACCAGGAGAAACGGACACATCCTGGGCTTCAGTtggtgcgggggggggggaa CAGCCAGCTTCCCACGCAGCCTGGCCCCGAGCCAGCCCGCCTTCTATTGGCCCTACTTCCTGGTGGCCGGCCTGGAGGCAGTGGCCACCGTCTTCCTGCTCCTGACAGCAGACCTCTGGGGGCGCCGCCCAGCCCTGCCGCTGGGCACCTTGGTCCTGGGCCTGGTACCCCTGCTGCTGCTTGCAGGGGCCCAGT ACCTGCCCGGCTGGAcgctgctgtccctctctgtccTGGGGCTTCTGGCCTCCCAGGCCACGTCCACCCTCAGCAGCCTCTTTTCCGCTGACGTCTTCCCCACAGTGATCA GGGGGGCCGGGCTGGGCCTGGTGCTAGGAGCCGGGTTGCTGGGCCAGGGGGCCCCCCTGCTCACCAACATGCACAGCCTGCATGGCTCCTTCCTGCAACACGTGGTCTTCACGTCCTTTGCTGTCCTCGCCCAGCTGCGCGTCCTGCTGCTGCCCCAGTCGCTGCAAGACGCCGACCGCCTGCACTGCTCCCCGCTCCTCTGGGGCCGCCCCCACCAAGACCACCTGCCTCTGCTGCTGGCGTCCCTCCCCCAGGCAGGGACACAGCTGGTCCAGGGGGAGTGA